A DNA window from Halanaerobium saccharolyticum subsp. saccharolyticum DSM 6643 contains the following coding sequences:
- a CDS encoding YczE/YyaS/YitT family protein, translating to MYNFSMRMLRLFFGLFLYALGIVVTMNANIGFAPWEVFHKGIANISGFTIGQISIMVGFLICILVLLMGEKLGLGTLFNMLMIGIFIDVIMFLDFIPHIKSFYYGVPMLFLGLLIIATASFFYISSAFGAGPRDSLMVAIEKKTGFSSGLSKGIIEAAVVLAGWFLGGPVGLGTVIAAFGIGVCIDLVFKLFDFRPSEIEHETFAKTYSRIFE from the coding sequence ATGTATAATTTTTCTATGAGAATGTTGAGATTGTTTTTTGGTTTATTTCTTTATGCTCTTGGAATAGTTGTTACCATGAATGCAAATATAGGTTTTGCGCCCTGGGAAGTTTTTCATAAAGGAATAGCAAATATTTCTGGATTTACAATTGGACAAATTTCTATAATGGTCGGTTTTTTGATCTGTATTTTAGTTTTATTAATGGGGGAAAAATTAGGTTTGGGAACACTTTTTAACATGCTGATGATTGGTATTTTTATAGATGTAATTATGTTTCTTGATTTTATACCTCATATAAAATCTTTTTACTATGGTGTCCCAATGCTATTTTTGGGATTACTAATTATTGCTACTGCTTCTTTTTTCTATATATCTTCAGCTTTTGGTGCTGGTCCAAGAGACAGTTTGATGGTTGCTATAGAAAAAAAGACTGGTTTCAGTTCAGGTCTATCAAAAGGAATAATTGAAGCTGCAGTAGTATTAGCAGGCTGGTTTTTGGGTGGCCCGGTAGGTTTAGGAACGGTAATTGCAGCTTTTGGAATTGGAGTTTGTATTGATCTTGTTTTTAAATTGTTTGATTTTAGACCCTCAGAAATAGAACATGAAACTTTTGCTAAAACATACTCTAGAATTTTCGAATAA
- a CDS encoding iron-containing alcohol dehydrogenase family protein produces the protein MHLVMGSPNRYMQEKNILAEAGQHIAPLGNKALLVGDDTTLEVVREKLHNSLKENGITFKEEVFGGEVTKKESHRIADLLENDKFDLIIGIGGGKAIDTAKAAAAFSDRKLITIPTIASNCAAWTPLSVFYDENGTFEEYIIFQYSPTLVLVDTEIIADSPLNYFKAGIADTVVKFYEARASAADKEKNVPTRAALKIAEECKDVLFEYGVKAAVDLEAKKATKELEKTIDSIIALGGMVGGIGDNNCRIAAAHAVHNGLTVLPETHDFLHGEKVAFGNLVQLQLENYEAEFYELLSLLNKLDQPVSLKQLGLENVTEKDLAKVAAKSCIPEESIHNLPFAVTEKAVLEAIINADYKAEKFLAELK, from the coding sequence ATGCATTTAGTAATGGGATCTCCCAATAGATACATGCAGGAAAAAAATATTTTAGCAGAAGCCGGTCAGCATATTGCTCCCCTGGGTAACAAGGCTTTACTAGTAGGTGATGATACTACATTAGAAGTAGTAAGAGAAAAACTTCATAATAGCTTAAAAGAAAATGGAATCACATTTAAAGAAGAGGTTTTTGGGGGAGAGGTAACAAAAAAGGAGTCGCATAGAATAGCTGATTTACTTGAAAATGATAAATTTGATTTAATTATCGGTATAGGTGGGGGTAAGGCGATTGATACAGCTAAAGCTGCAGCAGCTTTTTCAGATCGAAAACTAATCACAATTCCTACAATTGCTTCAAACTGTGCTGCCTGGACTCCTTTATCCGTTTTTTACGATGAAAATGGTACTTTTGAAGAATATATTATTTTTCAATATAGCCCGACTTTAGTTTTAGTAGATACTGAAATTATAGCTGATTCTCCTTTGAATTATTTTAAAGCTGGAATTGCAGATACAGTGGTTAAATTTTATGAAGCTCGCGCTTCTGCTGCAGATAAAGAAAAAAATGTTCCAACAAGAGCAGCTTTAAAGATTGCGGAAGAATGTAAAGATGTTCTTTTTGAATATGGAGTTAAAGCTGCAGTTGATCTAGAAGCAAAAAAAGCAACTAAAGAATTAGAAAAAACTATTGATAGTATCATTGCACTGGGAGGAATGGTTGGTGGTATTGGTGATAATAACTGTCGTATTGCGGCAGCCCATGCTGTTCATAATGGTTTAACAGTTCTTCCTGAAACACATGATTTTTTACATGGAGAAAAAGTAGCTTTTGGCAATTTAGTTCAGCTGCAGCTGGAAAATTATGAAGCTGAATTTTATGAATTATTATCTCTGCTCAATAAATTAGATCAACCAGTTTCGCTGAAACAATTAGGTTTGGAAAATGTGACTGAAAAAGATTTGGCTAAAGTTGCTGCTAAAAGCTGTATTCCAGAAGAATCTATCCACAATTTACCTTTTGCAGTAACTGAGAAAGCTGTTCTAGAAGCTATTATAAATGCTGATTATAAGGCTGAAAAATTTCTTGCAGAATTGAAATAG
- the hydF gene encoding [FeFe] hydrogenase H-cluster maturation GTPase HydF codes for MQETPKGNRPHIGVFGRRNAGKSSLINSLTNQELALVSDVPGTTTDPVYKAMELQPLGPVIMIDTAGIDDSGQLGELRVKKTLEIIRKIDLAVLVIDPEHGIENYEKDLLNRFFDASTPIVPVINKVDLNFDQDNILSKIKTEFKLNPVMVSTIADSGIEELREEIVTRMPADTEESFIVGDLVNPGDTIVLVTPIDLAAPKGRLILPQVQTIRDILDHDGITMICKERELKLTLDKLKEDPKLVITDSQAFMKVDADVPEDVLLTGFSILFARYKGDLEIFLRGAKKLENLNAGDKILIAEACTHRRQADDIGTVKLPRWMRSKVGGDLEFDHVSGREYPENLTDYDLILHCGACMLNKKEVISRLKEADSLGVPVINYGMAIAQLHGILDRALKPFASAYRMWMAEKKKN; via the coding sequence ATGCAGGAAACACCAAAGGGTAATCGTCCTCACATTGGCGTATTTGGAAGAAGAAATGCTGGTAAATCAAGTTTGATTAATAGTTTAACAAACCAAGAACTGGCACTTGTTTCTGATGTTCCTGGTACGACTACTGATCCAGTTTATAAAGCAATGGAATTACAGCCTTTAGGACCAGTGATTATGATTGATACAGCAGGAATTGATGATAGTGGTCAGTTGGGAGAATTAAGAGTTAAAAAGACACTGGAGATTATTAGAAAAATTGATTTAGCAGTTTTAGTTATTGATCCAGAACATGGAATAGAGAATTATGAGAAAGATTTACTAAACAGATTTTTTGATGCTAGCACTCCTATTGTACCTGTAATTAATAAAGTTGATCTTAACTTTGATCAGGATAATATTCTTAGCAAAATAAAGACTGAATTTAAGCTGAATCCAGTAATGGTTAGTACAATTGCTGATTCAGGAATAGAAGAATTAAGGGAAGAAATAGTAACTAGAATGCCTGCAGATACAGAAGAATCATTTATTGTCGGAGATTTAGTTAATCCAGGTGATACTATTGTTTTAGTAACTCCAATTGATCTTGCTGCTCCAAAGGGGAGACTAATCTTACCCCAGGTTCAAACTATTCGCGATATTCTTGATCATGACGGTATAACAATGATCTGTAAAGAAAGAGAATTAAAACTTACTTTAGATAAATTAAAAGAAGATCCTAAACTGGTAATTACTGATTCACAGGCATTTATGAAGGTTGATGCGGATGTCCCAGAAGATGTACTTTTGACTGGATTTTCTATTTTATTTGCTCGTTACAAAGGTGATTTAGAAATTTTTTTAAGAGGGGCGAAAAAATTAGAAAATTTAAATGCAGGAGATAAAATTTTGATTGCAGAAGCCTGTACTCATCGTCGACAGGCGGATGATATTGGAACAGTTAAACTACCAAGGTGGATGCGTTCAAAAGTTGGGGGTGATTTAGAATTTGATCATGTTTCTGGCAGGGAATATCCAGAAAATTTAACTGACTATGATCTTATCTTGCACTGTGGAGCTTGTATGTTGAATAAAAAAGAAGTGATTTCACGACTCAAAGAGGCTGATAGTTTGGGAGTACCAGTGATTAATTATGGAATGGCTATTGCTCAGCTTCATGGTATTCTAGACAGGGCTTTAAAACCATTTGCTTCTGCTTATAGAATGTGGATGGCAGAAAAGAAGAAAAATTAG
- a CDS encoding pyridoxal phosphate-dependent aminotransferase: MPELNKKIDQFSDSVIRRMTRIANKYEAINLSQGFPDFDPPEELKESLKEVAEGSIHQYSVTWGAQNFREALASKQSKFMGLDIDPEKEIVVTCGSTEAMMAAMMTVCSPGDKVVVFSPFYENYAADAILSGAEPIYVNLKPPEFNFDPKELEAALKQGVKALILCNPSNPSGKVFSRSELEIIAELVEKYDAFVITDEVYEHIVYPPYQHTYFASLPGMFKRTISCSSLSKTYSITGWRLGYLIAPAEIINGAKQIHDFLTVGAASPLQEAAVTALKFDEQYYQELEKKYEKKRDFFLKGLDEIGLKYTKPQGAYYIMVDISEFNFEDDLEFCEWMIKEVGVAAVPGSSFFKDDINHLIRFHYAKKKETLKKALARLEKLPEKARQRNT; the protein is encoded by the coding sequence ATGCCAGAACTAAACAAAAAAATAGATCAATTTAGTGATTCAGTTATCAGGAGGATGACCCGGATAGCTAATAAATATGAGGCAATAAATCTGTCTCAGGGATTTCCAGACTTTGATCCACCAGAGGAATTGAAAGAATCATTAAAAGAGGTAGCTGAAGGCAGTATTCACCAGTATTCGGTTACCTGGGGAGCACAAAACTTTAGAGAAGCTTTAGCCAGTAAACAGTCTAAATTCATGGGCTTAGATATTGATCCAGAAAAAGAAATAGTTGTAACCTGTGGTAGTACAGAAGCAATGATGGCAGCTATGATGACAGTCTGCAGCCCGGGCGATAAAGTAGTTGTCTTTTCTCCTTTTTATGAAAATTATGCTGCTGATGCTATTCTCTCAGGTGCAGAACCGATTTATGTAAATTTAAAACCACCTGAGTTTAATTTTGATCCAAAAGAACTAGAAGCAGCTTTAAAACAGGGAGTAAAAGCTTTAATTCTCTGTAATCCTTCAAATCCAAGTGGTAAAGTATTTAGCCGTTCTGAACTAGAAATCATTGCTGAACTTGTAGAAAAATATGATGCTTTTGTAATCACTGATGAGGTATATGAACATATTGTTTATCCTCCATATCAGCACACATATTTTGCTTCACTGCCAGGGATGTTTAAAAGAACTATTTCTTGTAGTTCACTTTCTAAAACATATTCAATAACCGGCTGGAGGCTCGGCTATTTAATAGCACCAGCAGAGATAATTAATGGTGCCAAACAAATACATGATTTTTTAACTGTTGGCGCAGCCTCACCACTTCAAGAAGCAGCTGTCACAGCCCTAAAATTTGATGAACAATATTATCAAGAATTAGAGAAAAAATATGAAAAGAAAAGAGATTTTTTTCTAAAAGGTTTAGACGAAATTGGACTTAAATATACTAAACCTCAAGGCGCCTATTATATAATGGTTGATATAAGTGAATTTAATTTTGAAGATGACCTAGAATTTTGCGAGTGGATGATCAAAGAAGTCGGAGTTGCAGCAGTTCCAGGCTCTAGTTTTTTCAAAGACGATATTAATCATCTGATAAGGTTTCACTATGCCAAAAAGAAAGAGACTTTAAAAAAGGCTCTTGCCAGATTAGAAAAGTTACCGGAAAAAGCAAGGCAGAGAAATACTTAA
- the ahpC gene encoding alkyl hydroperoxide reductase subunit C, with translation MSLVGKEVLPFKAQAFQNNRFLEVTEEDLKDQWSVVVFYPADFTFVCPTELKDLQSQYDNLKELGVEVYSVSTDTHYTHKAWHDNSQTINEIEFVMVGDPSHELSKNFNVLIEEEGLADRATFIIDPDGIVQGVEINAGNLGRDASAIVSKIKAAQYVRENPNEACPAKWQEGNKTLKPGVDLVGKI, from the coding sequence ATGTCATTAGTAGGAAAAGAAGTATTACCATTTAAAGCTCAAGCATTTCAAAATAATCGATTTTTAGAGGTTACTGAGGAAGATTTAAAAGATCAGTGGAGTGTAGTAGTTTTTTATCCAGCTGATTTTACCTTTGTTTGCCCAACTGAGCTCAAGGATTTACAAAGTCAATATGATAATCTAAAAGAACTTGGAGTTGAAGTCTATTCTGTTTCCACTGACACTCATTATACCCACAAAGCCTGGCATGACAATTCACAAACGATCAATGAAATTGAATTTGTAATGGTAGGAGATCCTTCGCATGAGCTTAGCAAAAACTTTAACGTTTTAATTGAAGAAGAAGGCTTAGCTGATCGTGCAACTTTTATTATTGATCCAGATGGAATTGTACAAGGAGTAGAAATCAATGCTGGAAATCTAGGAAGAGATGCCAGTGCTATTGTCAGTAAAATAAAAGCTGCTCAATATGTAAGAGAAAATCCGAATGAAGCTTGTCCAGCTAAATGGCAGGAAGGAAACAAAACTCTTAAGCCAGGAGTTGATCTGGTAGGAAAAATATAA